One stretch of Elstera cyanobacteriorum DNA includes these proteins:
- a CDS encoding peptidoglycan-binding domain-containing protein has product MSKLLKSLPARLATGALILPFLLPLPVQAQSKDEIEEAQKILMLMGHFTRRPTGEMTPPTVEGLQKFQAQAKLPVTGKLDAATLNALRQTRDTKFSSALSLESAQKRQQQAAAAAAAPPPKVAAAPQASVSGQSLGGSQSVITGYGQRGSIEAPSVTGGTPSRAAPPLPSAPHASGQHSSSAPILPPGISNRPPVSQRTQTGPGVAAVPQEEVQITRTITTPPPALPKPADEQSVFSFWPWLTVPGIVGIFGWIIWQAGFARPRGPNPFLAPAPRPDRPA; this is encoded by the coding sequence ATGTCTAAGCTTCTGAAATCCCTCCCGGCCCGCCTCGCTACAGGGGCGCTGATCCTCCCCTTCCTGCTGCCGCTGCCCGTGCAGGCGCAAAGCAAGGATGAGATTGAGGAAGCGCAGAAGATTCTGATGCTGATGGGCCATTTCACCCGCCGCCCGACCGGGGAAATGACGCCGCCGACCGTCGAAGGGCTGCAAAAATTCCAGGCGCAGGCAAAGCTGCCGGTGACCGGCAAGCTCGATGCCGCGACGCTGAACGCCCTGCGCCAAACGCGCGATACGAAGTTCAGCAGCGCGCTCAGCCTTGAAAGCGCCCAGAAGCGCCAGCAGCAGGCTGCCGCCGCGGCAGCCGCCCCGCCGCCGAAAGTGGCCGCCGCGCCGCAGGCTTCCGTCTCCGGCCAAAGCCTCGGCGGGTCACAGAGCGTGATTACCGGCTATGGTCAGCGGGGCAGTATCGAGGCCCCCTCGGTGACCGGCGGCACCCCTTCGCGTGCCGCCCCCCCTTTGCCCAGCGCCCCGCACGCCAGCGGCCAGCACAGCAGCTCCGCGCCGATTCTGCCGCCCGGCATCAGCAACCGCCCGCCCGTCTCGCAGCGGACGCAAACCGGGCCGGGCGTGGCAGCCGTCCCGCAGGAAGAGGTGCAGATCACCCGAACGATCACCACGCCGCCGCCCGCCCTGCCAAAACCCGCTGACGAGCAAAGCGTTTTCAGCTTCTGGCCGTGGTTGACCGTGCCGGGGATCGTCGGGATTTTTGGCTGGATCATTTGGCAAGCGGGGTTCGCCCGCCCGCGCGGCCCGAACCCATTTCTGGCGCCCGCGCCGCGCCCGGATCGGCCCGCGTAA